One Coccinella septempunctata chromosome 8, icCocSept1.1, whole genome shotgun sequence genomic window carries:
- the LOC123319486 gene encoding transmembrane protein 138 has translation MVDYLTGRYVPIVVFQIILLVTDLLINIVSIILRSYNALILVFLIIQILCIILAFSTIFILFFSTYVYQVGLIELLHERFKHTIIVCLIYFLATLGINIWSLLLRYNETFTGNWPTEFIVFYILHRLFAPLYYYEFKRCFLRISDPRFYEDSR, from the exons ATGGTGGACTATTTAACAGGCCGCTATGTTCCCATCGttgtttttcaaataattctGTTGGTTACTGACCTGTTGATTAACATTGTGTCTATAATTTTGAGATCTTATAATGCGCTAATACTAGTGTTTCTAAT AATTCAGATTTTGTGCATCATCCTGGCTTTTTCCACAATATTTATCCTATTCTTCTCCACTTACGTATATCAA GTTGGACTCATCGAACTCTTACATGAAAGATTCAAGCATACAATCATTGTGTGCCTGATTTATTTTTTAGCAACTTTAGGTATCAATATTTGGTCACTTCTGCTCAGATATAATGAAACATTCACTGGAAATTGGCCTACAGAATTCATAGTCTTCTACATACTTCATCGACTTT tTGCTCCATTATACTATTACGAGTTCAAGAGGTGTTTCCTGCGAATAAGTGATCCCCGTTTTTATGAAGATAGTCGTTAA
- the LOC123319484 gene encoding fructose-1,6-bisphosphatase 1, whose amino-acid sequence MDSNCITLTRFVLAEQKKAPGATGELTQLLNSVQTAVKVISYAVRKAGITKLFGTAGETNVQGEEVKKLDVLANELFINMLKSSYTVALLISEENETVIEIETERRGKYIVAFDPLDGSSNIDCLVSIGSIFAIWKKTDNTAPTLADGLQPGNQVVAAGYALYGSATMMVLSLGSGVNGFMLDPSIGEFILTDKDMKIPQKGNIYSINEGYTHLWDDAIKEYVQNKKDPSKGKPYNARYVGSMVADVHRTIKYGGVFIYPATKASPNGKLRLLYECIPMAFIMTQAGGAASNGQIPILDIQPKTIHERSPIFLGSPDDVDEILQTIQKHKK is encoded by the exons ATGGATTCCAACTGCATCACATTGACGAGATTCGTCTTGGCCGAGCAGAAAAAGGCGCCTGGTGCGACCGGGGAGCTGACGCAGCTGCTGAATTCTGTACAGACCGCTGTTAAGGTCATAAGTTATGCTGTTCGTAAGGCTGGCATAACCAAACT ATTTGGAACTGCTGGAGAGactaatgtacagggtgaggAAGTCAAGAAGCTGGACGTTTTGGCGAATGAATTATTCATAAATATGCTGAAATCTTCGTACACTGTAGCACTATTGATATCAGAAGAAAATGAGACAGTGATTGAA aTAGAAACCGAGAGGAGAGGAAAATACATTGTGGCTTTCGACCCATTAGACGGATCTTCCAACATCGACTGTTTGGTTTCTATTGGTTCGATATTCGCCATCTGGAAGAAAACCGACAACACCGCACCAACCCTTGCCGATGGCTTACAGCCAGGGAACCAGGTTGTGGCAGCAG GTTACGCGCTCTATGGCAGCGCCACCATGATGGTCCTCTCGCTGGGATCCGGAGTAAACGGATTCATGTTAGATCCGTCCATAGGGGAATTTATCCTCACCGACAAGGACATGAAAATCCCCCAGAAAGGCAACATCTACTCGATCAACGAAGGTTACACCCACCTCTGGGACGACGCCATCAAAGAGTACGTTCAGAACAAAAAGGATCCGTCCAAGGGAAAGCCTTACAATGCTAGGTATGTCGGTTCTATGGTGGCCGATGTTCACAGGACCATCAAATATGGAGGTGTATTCATCTATCCTGCCACCAAGGCTTCGCCCAATGGAAAA TTACGTCTTCTTTACGAATGCATACCGATGGCCTTCATCATGACACAAGCAGGAGGGGCAGCTTCAAACGGGCAAATACCCATCCTGGACATTCAGCCCAAGACAATCCACGAAAGATCTCCAATATTCCTAGGGTCTCCAGACGACGTCGATGAAATTCTCCAAACCATCCAGAAACACAAAAAGTAA
- the LOC123319483 gene encoding serine/threonine-protein kinase 11-interacting protein, translating to MEVDEIENLALILKANEKAISEGVKKVSLTTHVLEKVNSLVSLQIKQLMINPTCIDVSDQNSTETTKKNVQIIFKMMQNIVHLKLIADIVPIDSTVDISEFRNLQILELHKVDVSKIAGLNSQRLHLQQLICSRDLDSLRGLLEYCGGDYCSKYIWTELKNLVLSYNKLTALDDSLECVPWLSSLDLSHNELTNVDEIGCLNNLKYLNLSFNKLQKVPKFSGQICNRLQILNLGNNFLEDISQLKNLVNICELDLSDNCLIDHSELVSLSHLAALHWLSLVGNPLSYHTRHIQNTCIYLHQNVDPQRFILDFMQLSTSDVKLIGTFHPLMQRSNSDSLSASEGSTKLLTSIERSKKVREVDIEDNKSVDKEPVLLPQSYSSVDHLEVRNHIHNLRETYGESWLNYYKGPIEKDNSINNSQDMSGFTVLDETNSITEEKEPNNENQDETENNIYNTTVDETSEDEDIEVNSEESIYMAKIPGEEEDLFVVFTKDSLTEIDCTTSKERASWVLSTITSCEFIDEDRCTVQINFDTLRKDRKMRIYDLQSEDAERLHNFIAHLIDSREKPALNKVLQCMKCLKQIPKVDDLLASYKEETMRCPDCGSTILVEENIIAGD from the exons ATGGAAGTAGACGAAATCGAAAATTTGGCACTAATACTGAAAGCAAATGAAAAGGCAATTTCAGAAGGCGTAAAAAAAGTCTCTCTAACAACCCATGTACTCGAGAAAGTGAACAGTTTGGTGAGTTTACAAATAAAACAACTCATGATAAATCCAACATGCATAGATGTGAGTGACCAGAATTCGACAGAAACAACAAAGAAAAATGTCCAAATCATATTCAAAATGATGCAGAATATCGTGCATCTCAAGCTGATTGCAGATATTGTACCTATTGATAGCACGGTGGATATTTCGGAATTCAGGAATCTACAGATACTAGAGTTACATAAAGTCGATGTTTCCAAAATAGCAGGATTGAATTCCCAACGGTTACATTTACAACAACTCATTTGTTCCAGAGATTTAGATTCTTTGAGAGGTTTACTTGAATATTGCGGAGGGGACTATTGCTCAAAATATATCTGGACTGAACTGAAAAATTTAGTATTATCTTATAACAAATTGACTGCTTTAGATGACAGTTTAGAATGTGTGCCTTGGTTGAGTTCTCTAGATTTGAGCCACAATGAACTGACTAATGTCGATGAAATAGGCTGTTTGAATAATTTGAAGTATCTCAATTTATCTTTCAATAAATTACAGAAGGTACCAAAGTTTTCTGGACAGATCTGCAATAGACTTCAG ATTCTGAACCTCGGCAATAATTTTTTAGAGGATATATCCCAGCTAAAAAATCTAGTAAACATATGCGAATTAGATTTGTCTGACAATTGCCTTATCGACCATTCGGAACTAGTTTCTTTATCTCATTTGGCAGCTTTACATTGGCTTTCCCTGGTTGGAAATCCCTTATCGTATCATACCAGACATATTCAAAATACCTGCATCTATCTCCATCAAAACGTAGACCCCCAAAGGTTCATCCTCGATTTCATGCAATTGAGCACGAGTGATGTCAAATTGATTGGAACGTTCCATCCTTTGATGCAAAGATCGAACAGTGACTCATTGAGCGCATCTGAGGGTAGTACGAAGTTGTTAACCTCCATCGAGAGATCTAAAAAGGTGAGAGAAGTAGATATAGAGGACAATAAAAGCGTTGACAAAGAGCCAGTGCTGTTGCCCCAATCATACTCGTCCGTTGATCATTTGGAGGTCAGGAATCACATACATAACTTGAGGGAGACTTATGGAGAATCCTGGTTGAACTACTACAAAGGGCCGATAGAAAAGGATAACTCGATAAATAATTCCCAAGATATGAGTGGTTTCACGGTGCTGGATGAAACTAACAGCATCACCGAGGAAAAAGAACCGAACAATGAAAACCAGGACGAAACGGAAAACAACATTTACAACACCACCGTAGATGAAACATCCGAAGATGAAGATATAGAAGTTAATAGCGAAGAATCGATTTACATGGCTAAGATTCCCGGTGAAGAAGAGGATTTATTTGTGGTTTTCACCAAGGACAGTCTGACTGAAATCGATTGTACGACTAGCAAAGAAAGAGCTAGCTGGGTCCTGAGCACAATAACAAGCTGCGAGTTCATAGATGAAGATCGGTGTACTGTACAGATTAACTTTGATACCTTGAGGAAGGATCGTAAGATGAGAATTTACGATCTTCAAAGTGAGGATGCCGAAAGGCTGCATAACTTCATTGCACATCTGATTGACAGCAGGGAAAAACCTGCACTGAATAAGGTCCTACAATGTATGAAGTGCTTGAAACAGATCCCCAAAGTTGATGACTTGCTGGCAAGTTATAAGGAAGAAACTATGCGATGTCCTGATTGTGGTAGCACCATTCTTGTTGAGGAAAATATTATAGCTGGGGATTAG